Proteins from one Arsenophonus apicola genomic window:
- a CDS encoding YdgA family protein, whose protein sequence is MKKSLVAVSVIAIVVIIWTIGSWYAGKKIEGEFNTFIERTNTTLKNNAPEAGINVKTENYQRGIFTSNADIIINLKENDEGKTTIVKFATKIFHGPFPINKIVKLNLLPRLASASIELVKNETTEELFKYTQEQAFITGNVDVGFNEGLDANLNLSPLDGNSYGKNITFSGGTINYVGNTDLKDIKVSVVSDNFVIGNKEKTENMTLKGLNIQSDLSLTPFNFYSGKQTLNISDINFNSNDIKFSFKNFAINLNSVLNGDSIDGKISYSINDFIAKEQNLGSGELTLLIERMDAKAFGNFLKNYNDEIAHNLANGNPLYNADTLFAQLLIDNLPSLLKNSPRIVIEPFYWKNSAGTSNIKIDIDMKPWTLNQLSVYSQNNQYDQVIKALFNHFNINIDLSKPMLIEMLTQTEVLSSDDKIATAEQKTLFSQKATAQISEFESSAKQNVFMSPTEYFLSDEKKAQLNENRPFLPWMLVTKDNMTMDIEYAGDELEMNKQKFKLDQFLINIGLMDNPSS, encoded by the coding sequence ATGAAGAAATCGTTAGTAGCTGTAAGTGTCATTGCAATTGTTGTCATAATTTGGACCATTGGCTCTTGGTATGCTGGAAAAAAAATTGAGGGAGAATTTAATACTTTCATTGAGCGTACAAATACTACCTTAAAGAATAATGCACCAGAAGCTGGTATTAATGTTAAAACAGAAAATTATCAGCGTGGAATTTTCACTTCTAACGCAGATATCATTATTAATTTAAAAGAGAATGACGAAGGAAAAACTACCATTGTTAAGTTTGCCACAAAAATTTTTCATGGCCCTTTTCCTATTAATAAAATAGTTAAACTTAATCTGCTACCAAGGTTAGCCTCAGCGAGTATTGAACTTGTTAAAAATGAGACCACAGAAGAACTCTTCAAATATACTCAGGAACAAGCTTTTATAACTGGTAATGTTGATGTTGGTTTTAATGAAGGTCTAGATGCAAATTTAAACTTAAGTCCACTTGACGGTAATAGTTATGGCAAAAATATAACGTTTAGCGGTGGTACAATAAATTATGTGGGTAATACCGATCTTAAAGATATAAAAGTTTCCGTTGTTAGTGATAATTTTGTTATCGGCAACAAAGAAAAAACGGAAAACATGACTCTTAAAGGACTTAATATCCAAAGTGATTTATCACTGACTCCGTTTAATTTCTATTCCGGCAAACAGACGCTTAACATTTCTGATATTAATTTTAATAGTAATGATATTAAATTTTCATTTAAAAACTTCGCTATTAACTTAAATTCGGTACTAAATGGTGATAGTATTGACGGTAAAATTTCCTATAGCATTAATGATTTCATCGCTAAGGAACAAAACTTAGGTTCTGGTGAACTTACCTTATTAATTGAAAGAATGGATGCTAAAGCTTTTGGTAATTTCTTAAAAAATTATAATGATGAAATTGCTCACAACTTAGCTAATGGTAACCCACTTTATAATGCCGATACCCTGTTCGCCCAATTATTAATTGATAACTTACCTAGTTTGTTAAAAAATAGCCCGAGAATTGTCATCGAGCCCTTCTATTGGAAAAATAGCGCCGGTACAAGCAATATCAAAATAGATATAGATATGAAGCCCTGGACGTTAAATCAACTCTCTGTTTACAGCCAAAATAATCAATATGATCAGGTAATCAAAGCACTATTTAATCATTTTAATATCAATATCGATTTATCAAAACCAATGTTGATAGAAATGCTTACCCAAACAGAAGTACTCAGTTCAGATGATAAAATTGCCACAGCAGAACAAAAAACATTGTTTAGCCAGAAAGCAACCGCACAGATTAGTGAATTTGAAAGTTCAGCAAAACAAAATGTCTTTATGTCACCAACGGAATATTTTCTCAGTGATGAGAAAAAAGCACAATTGAATGAAAACAGACCATTCCTGCCGTGGATGTTGGTAACAAAAGATAATATGACTATGGATATTGAATATGCGGGTGATGAACTGGAAATGAATAAGCAGAAATTTAAATTAGATCAGTTTTTAATTAATATCGGCTTAATGGACAACCCCTCCTCTTAG
- a CDS encoding oxidoreductase has protein sequence MNKPIKVGLIGYGFAGKTFHVPFITTIEGFQLSAIVSSDVQKVKKDWPNVPIFASLEQLLAEQPEVDLIVIPTPNKTHFPLAKQALEAGKHVIVDKPFTLTVQEAISLKQQAQEKGKLLSVYHNRRWDSGFLTVKFLLENQTLGELKYYESHFDRYRPEVRQRWRESNEAGSGLWYDLAPHMLDQVLQLFGKPKSIMADIAMIRPNAEAVDYFHVCLNYSTIKVVLHATTVAAAESPVYLLHGMQGSYIKYGLDPQEECLKAGQLPTAENWGKDSRDGNVTLSQNGELIVKPLETEQGNYGMYYCAIREAINNAAPNPVTAEEAILVMKLIEAGIESAKTQHTVELAL, from the coding sequence ATGAATAAACCTATTAAGGTTGGTTTGATTGGTTACGGTTTTGCCGGTAAAACCTTTCATGTTCCTTTTATTACAACAATAGAAGGATTTCAATTATCAGCTATTGTGAGTAGTGATGTACAAAAAGTGAAAAAAGATTGGCCTAATGTTCCTATTTTTGCTTCGCTTGAACAACTTTTGGCTGAGCAGCCAGAAGTAGATTTGATTGTTATTCCAACACCAAATAAAACCCATTTCCCATTAGCTAAACAAGCGCTTGAAGCAGGTAAACATGTTATTGTTGATAAACCGTTTACCTTGACTGTGCAAGAAGCCATATCATTAAAACAACAAGCGCAGGAAAAAGGTAAATTATTATCTGTCTATCATAACCGACGCTGGGATTCAGGTTTTTTAACGGTAAAATTTTTACTAGAAAATCAAACATTGGGTGAGCTGAAATATTACGAATCACATTTTGATCGTTATCGACCTGAAGTTCGTCAACGATGGCGAGAATCAAATGAGGCAGGAAGCGGTCTATGGTATGATTTGGCGCCGCACATGCTTGATCAAGTATTGCAACTTTTTGGCAAACCTAAATCGATTATGGCTGATATAGCGATGATCCGCCCAAATGCTGAAGCGGTTGATTATTTTCATGTTTGCTTAAATTATTCAACTATCAAGGTTGTTTTACATGCAACCACTGTTGCAGCGGCAGAGTCACCGGTTTATCTACTTCATGGTATGCAAGGAAGTTATATCAAGTATGGTTTGGATCCACAAGAAGAATGCTTAAAGGCAGGGCAGTTGCCAACAGCAGAAAATTGGGGTAAGGATAGCCGCGACGGAAATGTGACGCTGTCACAAAATGGTGAGCTGATCGTTAAGCCATTAGAAACTGAACAGGGTAATTATGGTATGTATTATTGTGCTATACGTGAGGCAATTAATAACGCTGCACCTAATCCAGTTACCGCCGAAGAGGCTATTTTGGTGATGAAATTGATTGAGGCGGGAATCGAGTCAGCAAAAACGCAACACACGGTAGAGCTGGCACTTTAA
- the rsxA gene encoding electron transport complex subunit RsxA encodes MTDYFLLFIATVLVNNFVLVKFLGLCPFMGVSKKLETAIGMGFATTFVMTLASICSWLMDTYVLIPLDLLYLRTLSFILVIAVVVQFTEMVVRKTSPILYRLLGIFLPLITTNCAVLGVALLNIHQSHNFLQSAVYGFAAAVGFSLVMILFSAIRERIAVANVPAPFRGSSIGLITAGLMSLAFMGFSGLVKF; translated from the coding sequence ATGACAGATTATTTTTTATTATTTATCGCCACCGTTTTGGTAAATAATTTCGTGCTGGTAAAATTTCTTGGCTTATGCCCGTTTATGGGGGTCTCGAAAAAACTAGAAACTGCTATTGGTATGGGATTTGCAACTACATTTGTAATGACTTTAGCATCCATTTGTTCATGGCTTATGGATACATATGTTTTAATACCGTTAGATTTGCTTTATTTACGCACATTAAGCTTTATCTTGGTAATTGCTGTTGTTGTCCAATTTACAGAAATGGTGGTGCGCAAAACCAGCCCAATCCTATACCGTCTTTTAGGTATTTTTTTACCGTTAATTACCACAAACTGTGCAGTTCTTGGCGTGGCATTGCTGAATATCCATCAATCACATAATTTTTTACAATCTGCCGTCTATGGTTTTGCAGCCGCAGTAGGATTTTCTTTAGTAATGATTCTATTTTCTGCCATCCGTGAACGCATTGCGGTGGCAAATGTCCCAGCTCCCTTTCGTGGCTCATCTATTGGTCTCATTACTGCCGGCTTAATGTCTTTAGCATTTATGGGATTTAGTGGTTTGGTAAAATTCTAA